DNA from Effusibacillus pohliae DSM 22757:
GACAAAGCGCGTACCCGCTCGAAAGGCGGCACCGGTCTGGGCTTGTCGATCGCGAAAAATATCGTGCAAAAACACCGGGGCGAAATCGTGGTGTCGAGCGCGCTCGGAAAAGGCACTACCTTCACCGTCATCCTGCCGCTCCTGCAAAAAGACGCACCCCTGCACGCGTAACGGTGCAGGGGGATGTTTCTCAACAACTCCGCCCCAGACATGGTGGAATTGTTTGCCCACGCCACTTTGTGGGGGGATTTTTCCGGGGTCCCCAGCAAAGTACTCGAAATACGCTTCAGAGCTTTGCTTCACAATGCTGGGGCGCTGTTATGTTTCCGGCAGCAGCCGGCTTAATATATCGGCGAGTTCATCGGCAAACGACGAGACGGGCCGGCCGGCGCGGACGCCTGCGGCCATTTTGCGAATCCGCGTCACCGTGTCGACGTCCGCTGTGACAACCGCCTTGTACCCCGGCCCCGTTCGTTCGGCAGCTTCTTTGACCGAATATTTCACCGTGTCGATCTTGGAACCGCTGATATCCGACTTCAAATCGATCCCGATCAGGGCGAGGCGGCCGGTCAACAGCACATAAGCCCGTTCCACGCCGGGAATGCCTGTCAATACCTGTGCGATATGATCCGCCTGTTGCGAAGCGTTGCCGTATGCTTCCGAACGTTTTTCCTGTTGCGGGGAGCGGATGTTTTTTTGCTGGTCGGGGTTGGCCGGTTTGTCTTGCGCTTCCTTTGCTGACGGATGCTCTTCGCCTGGCGGGGTCCGCTCCTGGCCCGGTTTGCTCATGCCGTCGGGGGTCGGCCCGTATTTTGGCGCCTGGGCGGACGGGCGGCAGCCGGCCAGCGAAAGAAAGGCGCACAGCGCCAGCAGCACCGATGTCCATTTCTTCAAATTCATCTCCTATCACCTCGACCATAGTATTTCCAACAAAAGAAAATATCGTGAGGGATCTCACGGTAATTTTGGCGGAATATGGGGTAGTATAGTGTCTGAGGTGACAAGCATGGCGTGGGTGTATTACGGAAAACTGTTCGACAGCAAATTTCAGGCCGGTTGCCTGGCTGCCCGCATTCGTGATGATTGGTGGATCCAGCAATACCGGGCGCCGCGGTTTGTCGGGATTTTTCAGACGAAGTCGGGCCGTTACGGCGTCAAATGCCTGTGGTGACAGTTTTCACGTGGAACACAATTCGAAAAATTCGAGAAATATGTCGAAACGACCCGTTTAACCCCGCAAGCTGTCGGATCACCCCGACGACAAGAGAATCAAACGAGGAGGAACGCGCATGCACAAAAATCCGGATGATCAAAAATTGGCCGAACTGCTGCGGCAATCGAAAACGATCGCGGTGGTCGGGCTGTCGGACGATCCGGCGAAAGCGAGCAACCAGGTGGCGCAATACCTGCAATCGCAAGGGTATGAAATCGTGCCTGTGAATCCGAACGCGACGACCGTGCTCGGCCGGAAAGCGCACGCCAGCCTGCTGGATGTGGAAGAACCGGTTGACATCGTCGATGTATTCCGCAGAAGCGAGCAAATCCCGGAAGTGGTCGACCAGGTGCTGCAAATGCGACAGAAGCCGAAGGCGGTGTGGATCCAACTGGGCATCGTCAACAACGAGCAGTGCAAGCGGATCGAAGAAGCCGGCATCATGGCGATTCAGGATTCCTGCATCAAGGTGGAACACAACCGGTTGCTGGAACAATGATTCTCCATTGGTCACCCATTTTCTCCACAGATAAACGCACGGAATGAACATCGGCGCTTCTGGTTTTCCCCTGAAACCAGGGTCGATGTACTGAGCAACACTCCTCCCTGCGTAGCGTTGTGTGGTGGTCGGGAAAAACAGGAACGTCATCACCCCTTTTCTTCCGCTTGAGATTATGGTACAGTTTTGGGTAACTGAATAGTTTCCACTAGGGGTGCTGGGAGACCGGCTGAGAGAGGAGCGATCCTCAACCCTTGGAACCTGTCAGGCAATTTGTTGTCTGGGCTGGGTAATGCCAGCGTAGGGAAGTGGCGACTTGATTCAGGCTGGTCGGATGCCGTCTTCCTGTCGGAAGCGGCTTTTTTGATTACCAGGCAGAGAAAGTGTGGAAGTGATGGACAGCAGATTGTACGTGATCACCGGCTCCGCCTTTTTAAAGGGCAGGCGCCTGGAAGATGTGATTCGCCAGGCGATTGGCGGCGGAGCAGACTGTATCCAATTGCGGGAAAAAGAGGCCACGTCCCGCGAATTGCTGGAGATGGCTGTGCTGTTGCGGCGGATCACCCGCGAGACAGACATCCGGTTCATCGTCAACGACCGGGTTGATATCGCGTTAGCAGCCGATGCGGATGGCGTGCATTTGGGGCAGGACGATCTGCCGATTGCGGTGGCGAGAAAGCTGCTCGGACCGGAAAAAATCATCGGCATCTCGACGCACAGCGTGCAGGAAGCGATCGCTGCCGAACAGGCGGGCGCCGATTACATAGGACTTGGCCCGATTCACCCAACGCAAACCAAACTGGATGCGGAACCTGTGATCGGCGTGGAAGGGGTGCGGGAAGTGCGGCGTCATGTGTCGATTCCGATTGTCGCGATCGGCGGCATCAAACAGCCGGACGTGGCAGAAATCATCCGCGCAGGCGCCAACGGGGTAGCGGTGATCAGCGCGATCATCGGAGCGAATGACGTGTATGCCGCAGCCGCGGCCATGCGTGCCGAGGTGGATCGGATCAGAGAGGAAGGGAAACCGCATGGAACTGACGATTAACGGGCAGATGAGATCGATTCCCGGGGCAAAAACTCTGATCGACCTGGTGAACCATTACGGGCTCAACGACAAGATCATTGTG
Protein-coding regions in this window:
- a CDS encoding YhcN/YlaJ family sporulation lipoprotein — its product is MNLKKWTSVLLALCAFLSLAGCRPSAQAPKYGPTPDGMSKPGQERTPPGEEHPSAKEAQDKPANPDQQKNIRSPQQEKRSEAYGNASQQADHIAQVLTGIPGVERAYVLLTGRLALIGIDLKSDISGSKIDTVKYSVKEAAERTGPGYKAVVTADVDTVTRIRKMAAGVRAGRPVSSFADELADILSRLLPET
- a CDS encoding CoA-binding protein; translation: MHKNPDDQKLAELLRQSKTIAVVGLSDDPAKASNQVAQYLQSQGYEIVPVNPNATTVLGRKAHASLLDVEEPVDIVDVFRRSEQIPEVVDQVLQMRQKPKAVWIQLGIVNNEQCKRIEEAGIMAIQDSCIKVEHNRLLEQ
- the thiE gene encoding thiamine phosphate synthase, with the translated sequence MDSRLYVITGSAFLKGRRLEDVIRQAIGGGADCIQLREKEATSRELLEMAVLLRRITRETDIRFIVNDRVDIALAADADGVHLGQDDLPIAVARKLLGPEKIIGISTHSVQEAIAAEQAGADYIGLGPIHPTQTKLDAEPVIGVEGVREVRRHVSIPIVAIGGIKQPDVAEIIRAGANGVAVISAIIGANDVYAAAAAMRAEVDRIREEGKPHGTDD
- the thiS gene encoding sulfur carrier protein ThiS — protein: MELTINGQMRSIPGAKTLIDLVNHYGLNDKIIVIEHNLQIVPREKYGDTELAPGDKIEIVHFVGGG